One genomic region from Alteromonas pelagimontana encodes:
- the murB gene encoding UDP-N-acetylmuramate dehydrogenase — translation MPSLQSYHTFGLPSQCQQLTFFNTADEFLDALSSASHNYLLGEGSNTLFLEDFDGQVLVNRIAGITHHETTDAHHLRVGGGENWHQLVVKTMENGWWGMENLALIPGSVGACPIQNIGAYGIEVGQFISSVEVIYIQSGEKAVIDAKDCLFGYRDSVFKHALAGKVLITYVNFTLPKNSERITTYGELAALENPTAKDIFDAVITIRKAKLPDPAILGNAGSFFKNPVVEIALYQRIQAQYPNVPAYDIDAEHKKIPAAWLIDTLGYKGKQWQGVRCHPTQPLVLTNLGSAKGEDVVTLASDIITAVHQTFGIPLEPEVRLVGKTGLVTL, via the coding sequence GTGCCATCATTGCAGTCTTATCACACGTTCGGCTTGCCCTCGCAATGCCAGCAGTTAACCTTCTTTAATACCGCAGACGAGTTTCTCGACGCTCTGTCATCAGCCTCGCATAACTATTTGCTTGGGGAAGGCAGTAATACGCTGTTTCTGGAGGATTTTGATGGGCAGGTACTAGTTAATCGCATTGCTGGTATCACTCATCATGAAACGACGGATGCTCATCACTTACGCGTCGGTGGTGGAGAAAATTGGCACCAGCTAGTGGTAAAAACCATGGAAAACGGTTGGTGGGGGATGGAAAATCTCGCGTTAATTCCAGGTTCTGTTGGGGCGTGTCCCATCCAAAATATTGGTGCTTACGGTATTGAAGTCGGTCAGTTTATCTCCTCGGTAGAGGTGATTTATATTCAAAGCGGGGAAAAAGCAGTCATTGATGCAAAAGATTGTTTGTTTGGCTATCGGGATAGCGTATTCAAACACGCACTAGCGGGAAAGGTACTGATTACTTACGTTAACTTTACGCTTCCTAAAAACAGTGAGCGAATTACCACGTACGGCGAACTGGCTGCGCTGGAAAATCCCACCGCGAAAGATATTTTTGATGCTGTTATCACCATCCGCAAGGCAAAGCTGCCGGATCCGGCGATACTTGGCAACGCTGGCAGCTTTTTTAAAAATCCGGTGGTCGAGATAGCATTATACCAACGAATTCAAGCGCAATATCCTAACGTACCTGCGTACGATATTGATGCAGAGCATAAAAAAATTCCAGCGGCCTGGCTAATAGACACACTCGGTTATAAGGGAAAGCAGTGGCAGGGGGTGCGTTGTCACCCCACACAGCCGCTTGTCCTTACGAACCTGGGATCAGCTAAAGGTGAAGATGTCGTTACTCTTGCATCAGATATTATTACCGCAGTACACCAAACGTTTGGAATTCCTTTAGAGCCTGAAGTCAGGCTAGTGGGAAAAACAGGATTGGTCACGCTATGA
- the birA gene encoding bifunctional biotin--[acetyl-CoA-carboxylase] ligase/biotin operon repressor BirA: protein MRHASKMIRQHILALLADGQFHSGETIAQEVGLSRTAVAGHIAQLTEWGLDVFKVKGKGYKLNRQFALLNADLINRQLKCPSLSLVQVEPVLASTNTELKKRIVNARHNLADGDVMLAEIQTAGRGRHGKQWLAPVGGSLTFSMYWSFPDGYQSMAGLSLLVGVAVCNALQKFGVEDVQLKWPNDVYLHGKKLAGVLIEVEGQIGATAHSVIGIGLNVCVPDEQYNVGQPHTDLTSFLGQVPDRNALAASMIDSLRELLPIFTMEGFGRFVGTWQSLDLFADKTVVLQMGDKRFSGIERGIDESGALLVETQEGITRFHGGEVSLRGG, encoded by the coding sequence ATGAGGCACGCGTCAAAGATGATTCGGCAGCACATCCTGGCTTTACTGGCTGACGGGCAGTTTCATTCCGGTGAAACTATCGCGCAAGAAGTCGGTTTGTCTCGTACAGCGGTGGCTGGACACATTGCCCAGTTAACGGAATGGGGGCTGGATGTCTTTAAAGTAAAAGGTAAAGGTTACAAGCTAAACCGACAATTTGCTCTGCTTAACGCCGATCTGATAAATAGACAGCTAAAATGCCCCAGCTTATCGTTGGTACAGGTTGAGCCAGTCCTTGCATCTACCAACACCGAGTTAAAAAAACGCATTGTAAATGCCCGTCATAATCTGGCTGACGGCGATGTCATGTTGGCAGAAATTCAAACCGCGGGGCGCGGCCGCCATGGTAAGCAATGGCTGGCGCCTGTAGGTGGAAGCTTAACGTTTTCTATGTATTGGTCGTTTCCTGATGGATATCAAAGTATGGCCGGCTTATCGCTACTTGTTGGCGTGGCCGTTTGTAATGCACTGCAGAAATTTGGCGTAGAGGACGTGCAGTTGAAATGGCCAAACGACGTTTATCTGCATGGAAAAAAGCTGGCCGGGGTTTTGATTGAAGTTGAAGGACAAATAGGAGCGACAGCACACAGCGTTATAGGTATCGGTCTTAATGTGTGCGTACCGGATGAGCAGTATAACGTTGGACAGCCGCATACAGATCTTACTTCCTTTCTCGGTCAGGTGCCGGATCGCAACGCATTGGCAGCATCAATGATAGACTCACTTCGCGAACTGCTACCCATCTTTACCATGGAAGGGTTTGGCCGTTTTGTCGGCACCTGGCAGTCTCTGGATCTCTTTGCCGATAAGACCGTGGTACTGCAAATGGGGGATAAGCGCTTTAGTGGTATTGAGCGAGGAATTGACGAGAGTGGAGCATTGT